GTCCCCCTCGCTTTGTGTGAAGTTTGGCTTTTTTTTCTGGAGagcctcatctctctctctctctccccttccTGCGAGtgtctttccctttttccttatCTTCCCTAGCTTGCTCAACGCCAACTGGGGATCGGAGGACGGAGGAGCTCTACGTACTCCTCCCTTCCACCTCCTCCTCTTTCTCCCTTTTTTCCAAACCATGTTCCACCCCTTCGCTCCAACTGGGATCAGTCGACTTCGTCTGCTTCAGCACCACTGGAGTCCACTACTCCCATTAACTTTGTCCATTCCAATGTATGCATTTTCAACACGCGCAGCCTCCTCCTTTGTCAATTTATGGTTGTTAAAGATTGatgaaataatttaatttaccTCGATTTTCCTATTAGCTTCAGGTTTTGGTAAAagggtgatttaacatggtatcacaATCAGATGTTATAAGTTCGAATCTTGACTCTGCAATTCACctacatttcaattaaaatatttcgcGTGTTgagcctcacctattaaaaagaagtttgagcccacatgtGAAGgagaatattaaataattaaatttacctattcctatcagtttaagttTTTGTGGCAAGTGATTATTTAACAATGGTTCACGCGACAGATCGTTGACTTCCCCCATCTTCTTCCTCACTAGATCTTCAAAACTGGtaccttattttttatttcggAGAACCTCATATCTGGTTGCAGTTCCCATTTTGATGTCCACCAAGCTCTCTCGAGTATTGCACTTTTCAAACACCGTAGTGACGCTTTTCTTCTAACGCTTCGATTCAATCTTCTTCGGTACTTCTTCTCTTGCTATGAAGTGTCTTCTCGCTTGCTAAACTGTATAAATAGTTCTGTTTTTAGAGATTGCTTCTAGAAGAGGCTTAAGTTCTCCCATTGGCCTgagtaatttaattatttgacaGATTTTTAATAGTTGTAGGTTTTATTGaactcatttttagttgttttgagattttatttctaattgttttgaGACTTTATTTAAGTTGTTcatcctttattttatttcttatgttGTAGTTTCTCTTTTCCCTAGCTCTCCTGAATTGAATAAAAAGAAACCCTCTCCTGAACTGGTAAAACAGAGGGGGGTTTACAAGCTGCCGAAACTTGGAAGAAAAGTTCAAAGGCATTTTTGCCAATTGCCAATTGGGGGTAGTGGGCAATCGTCATCTTCTAcgatctcctctctctctctctcgatacCTTATATCAGAATATTCCAAGATGTTCTCCTAAGAGTgagagaaaaaggagaaaagaaaagaattgggAGAGAAATGAGAAGAATATACATACCGAAAGCCCCAAATCAGTGTTAAAAATTGCCCCATTTCAAGCTCAATATAAAACTTCTAAAAGAATTTTGTGCCAAACTTAAAGCCACTTAAATAATTTCAACACACAACTTAATTGGGCTTCATTCTAGACTTCCTGCTATACTTGAACAAATTTTGATACTTCTTTCAATCCCAAGACAAAATCAAAAGTGAGAACAAAAGCTTTAGGCCTTCTTACTCCTATTAACCAAGTTCTTGGAAATGTCAACGATAAGAACTCTAACAACAGAACTCCACATTGCATGGTGATCGAACATAAATATACCCATGGGGACACAGAAAACTTAGTATTGTGCAAATTATCCTGATTCCTCTATTCATTTATgtcttaaatagaaaatatgtgcACAGGATGTGCCTTATCCTGATTCATGAACCTCACATCATGCATGTGATACCTTAAGTTTAACATCATAGTCTCCAATACTCAAACAAATTCTGTATACtgagataaataatatatatatatatatatatatatatatatatatatatatatataaaatctgaATTTTTGGAAGAAATAAGAAACAGTTACAGAAAAGCATAGTATCAAGGTAATATTGAGTCAATACATGTGATTAAAAATTAAGGTAATAGTtcataaattgatttttttttttttaaaaaaaaaagacaacaacaAATGTTGGCAAAAACCGCATGGTCAATCACTATATATTGTAGAGTAGGGGCGGAGGGAAAAACCCCCCCAATTTTTTGTAACCCTCTACAGAAGTCCCCCGGATGCTTTGGTTGTCTACCCTCCACCACTCATCTAGGGCCATTGTCAATGCCGGCATACATTTTTCAAGAGAGGCGGGATTCAGTAcatttatgtattttaatttcttgcttcattgtttgtttGAGAGTTTTAGAGATTtaataataaagaagaaggaagacgaCGGTGACGTAGTTGGTTCAATTTAGTTAATATTTGACCAAACGATACATTTTATAAAGCTTGACTTAACATAAGTACAAATGCAGAAACGCTGCGTTTATTTGTTAAGTGACTCGTTTTGGTTACTGTTGcgccaaagttttttttttttttttcccaagtaAATGCCAACTTAACTTACGTTTAATGTTGTGTTCAACAACGCCAACATAAAAACGAAAACCtagctataattttttttcgaaGTAGAAAACTTTTATATAAAATACTTGGGGTCGCTTGGTAAAGAGttttgttgtgatttttttgtttgaatggtAATAAGAAGTgactgatgtgatataaagtaaaaaaatatggTGAAATTTTCATaagagaaaagtgaagaaaaaatgtttgctaatagttttgaaaagaaattaattaattttttttgaaaaaatgaaaaagaagagggggatCGAGATAGTAGCCAACCGAGACCTTACTAAACATGAGTTGTCATTTGCCTACAACTTATTGCCATAGTCTGAAAAATTGAATGAGAAAGAGCTCATCATCTCAGCAGTTCTCAATACaaaaaagtcgacgctaatgagtATTAGTGTCGACTTTTGAACGCTAATAAATTGACGCTAAAAGCCCGACACTGATGCTCATCAGCCGATCATCAGCGTCAACTCAAAGGTTGACGCTAATGATAGACATATGTCAACGCTAATGCTATATGCGGCCAACGCTAAAACCTATACCACATATACCATGAGTCGACGCTGATGATAGACCATTAGCGTTGACCCTGTCGACGCTAATaccctaaaaattaatatatatatatatatatatatatatatatatatatttatttatttatttatttaaaaggcCATTAGCGTCAACCGGGTCAACGCTAATAccctaaaaaatatattttttttaatacaccATTAGtaatttatacatatatttcgTAATTTATactagaaagaaaataataaaacatacaAATCGAGGGGAAACTTAATACAATTCAAGCTTACTCAGAAGCTAATCATAATCCAACACAATATATTTACTTTAGTAGCCTaaaactgatatatatatatataaggttggaaagtgtttttgtttcttagcACTCTCTAATATGTCTTAGTAATTTACAAAGTGCATACTGAGAACCGAATAACATAAAATTAGCCATTTTGGCATTCCTTTTAGTCACTTAAAAGTTGAATTCCTTTCATTTAACATTGTTGGGCAGCACACCCCATTCCTTTCATTTCGTCCCATAAGTTGGTACTAATTAATCCAAACTCTCATATACAGTATAGATTATCAactgaaatttgagaaaaatgagCATTTTTGTCCAACCACGACAACCATTAAGTCATTTGAATAATTTAACCACGACCTTAGTTCATCATCATTCCCAATACAGCTAATCAAAGAAAATTTAACATCACTCACCTTCAACTTTGAATATTGATCAGCCAACAATAAATCCTGATGGACCATGTCAACCAACCTAAGAAAGGATAAGACAAAAATCATACAAAAAGTTAGCCAAAAATGATAGAATCTTGATTCTGACATAATCAAATTGATTACATGCGTTGCAAATTTCCTAGTGTTCATTAAttatttcttcaaatatttctttgttttgttgtgtgtgtggtgggtgggtggggggTATATTTGAGCCTATTGCCGTGATACCAAGCCCgataataaaaccaaaaaaaaaaaaaaaaatgttcaaaaacCAGATTTTGAAAAAGCAATAACTAAACCTGTAAAGTAAATCTCGAATTGATACAATCAATCACAATTTATATACATTCCATTGTCATTAGGGCCAACCATTGTCACAATTCACAAATCAATTAATTCATAACGCAGAGGTGATCTTATAATTTTGAGCAACCAAATTCCAAACCCATAGTACACTCACCTCATCTTCCTGATGGGTTGACAATTCCATCTCAGGATTGGTGCTCCTGCGAGACTTGTCATTTGTGTCATCCGAGAACAAAGTAGTAGTATTGTTTGTATTAGCATCACTAGGGTCCAAGGCCACCAAATCAAATTCATAGGTCAAAATGTTCTTCTCCGCAAGTCCAAGCTGCCAACATAATCATATGAATGAACATTTCAATATTGATCTTATAGGGAAAGATAAGCTAGCTATGAGTAAAACTTTCGAGAAAGTGTACTAGTTATATCTAGCACAAGAAGGTGGTCACTTGAATGGAAAAGTGATATTCATGGACAAGCGCACACCTATGCATTCTTCCTAGTTACTGAAAAGCCATGAGCTACAGAATAAGAGCCTCATATAAAGATGTTAACAGTCGAAGATTGTATCATTTTCTGTACCATAAAGGATCACTCCTGGCTCTTTGCATTTGCTGTGTATATAAAAATTCCCAGCATTTATTAGTGACTATCAATTTTATGTGGACATCCATCTAGGTTGCGGGAAAAAAAGGCATATGAACAAAGAGTCATGTAAAACAAACCATGTGCCTTCTTCTCCACATGTGTGTCCACAAGTTTAATAGCTCATTCGTGCGTAAAGGCTTTACAAGATAGTCCGCTGCTCCAAGCCTCAAGCACTTGACAATAACAGAGACCTCGTCTTGTGCCGACATCACTTATCAGAACAAAGACAAACTTAAAtaaggatgatgaggatctaATTTATCATGACAATTGAAGAGAGAAACTTATTATCAAGGAATGCATGTGCCAGTGATAAAAACGAAACAAACTTACTGAACACGAGAATGCACCGGCATTACTCTTTATCCTGATTGATGTACTTCAACATCTTCATGCCTTTGGCCAATGGAAGGTCAAGTTCAGCTGGTATTAAATCTATATTAGGTCCTGCATTCAGTGCATCAATCACCTGTCTAGCTGACCTCACTGGAGTCACTGCAAAGCAAATAAATCCAGAGTTGTCATTAATCTCCTCTCCCAAAATATAAGAAACAGAAAGTTGCATTAGACGATGAAGGAAACCCTGTTATTGGACGACAAGAGTATCTCATACTACATAATTGACAAAAAAGCAATAAATTCTGTAAAAGTTTTACTCCACATAGGCCAGATCCCATACAATTGCTTTGAAACAAGAATCAGAGAGTTTATATGTGCACTTATTGAAAAGCAAACCATGtgctaagaattttttttatttgggatgAAGAACCATGTGCTAAGCATTGTTACAGCTTAAATCCAAGCAAGACTTATAGGCCTTTACTTAAATTGCATTGGCCTTTATTTTTAGGAAATCATAAAGTTTAACATCAAGGTCGGACATTCAATTGATTCATATCAAGAAGTATTTGACTTCAAGATTGTAAAAGGAGAACATAACAAATGGAAAAGTAATACCCacaaaatgaaattataatGTCATTCGTTGCTTGTTTCAATGGAGTCGCCTTTCAAATTCATCTTTTAGCCATTTAAACCTTAGACAAGCTGAATTTTAAGTACAGATGATGGCAACTAAAACATGTTTCCTGGTGCCATGTTCTGTATCAATCACCATCAAAATTTATAATCTAACTGGATTTGAGAATCTGCCCTGTAAATGGCGCTGgagatcactacaaaaaaaacctcAATTCGCCACATGTCTACAATAAAGGTTAATGTAAACACGCGGCgagtttgccacgtgtcatgATGACAACGTGGCATATTCAATATGTGTtacaagtggccacgtgtatttattacacgtgtccgactggccacgtgtaataaataatCAGACTCGTGTAAAAAATACTCGCGGCCATATTGGCACGTGTATTCATGCACGTGTCCGAATGGCCACgtttattttttacacgcgtccaagtGGTA
The Alnus glutinosa chromosome 14, dhAlnGlut1.1, whole genome shotgun sequence genome window above contains:
- the LOC133857202 gene encoding two-component response regulator-like APRR1; translation: MMSAQDEVSVIVKCLRLGAADYLVKPLRTNELLNLWTHMWRRRHMLGLAEKNILTYEFDLVALDPSDANTNNTTTLFSDDTNDKSRRSTNPEMELSTHQEDEVG